The following proteins come from a genomic window of Geomonas sp. RF6:
- a CDS encoding sensor histidine kinase, which translates to MKVLVVDDSRSDRKIIRYNFEWHGYQVLEAANGRQGLELALAEKPDLIISDALMPIMDGFQFLHELKGIEELRGIPFLFYSAVYTGNKEEELALSLGAKAFIRKPKGPDELWEEVGKVLALENAGRGNGDERKNEKEFFRNYSQVVATKLEEKVKELSEANENILRLNAELEQRVRERTAQLEAANRELEMFSYSVSHDLRAPLRHMDGFSQALLEDYEGKLDATGVEYLERIRKSSRRMCEMIDAMLDLSRFSRGQIVREDLDLTAMVREICADLAKAHPGRKVNLRIREGVIAWADARLVRVVMENLLSNAWKFTSKRSDATIEFTVTEREGRPTFIVRDNGAGFEMTYADKLFAPFQRLHSKEEFSGNGIGLATVRRIINRHGGTIWVEAEPDKGATFYFTL; encoded by the coding sequence ATGAAAGTCCTCGTGGTCGACGATTCCCGCAGCGACAGGAAGATCATCCGCTACAACTTCGAGTGGCACGGGTATCAGGTCCTGGAGGCGGCAAACGGCCGGCAGGGGCTGGAGCTGGCCTTGGCGGAGAAGCCAGACCTCATCATCTCCGATGCGCTGATGCCGATCATGGACGGCTTCCAGTTCCTCCATGAGCTGAAGGGGATCGAGGAACTGAGGGGGATTCCGTTCCTCTTCTACTCAGCCGTGTACACCGGGAACAAGGAAGAGGAACTCGCCCTCAGCCTCGGCGCGAAGGCGTTCATCCGAAAGCCCAAGGGCCCCGACGAGCTGTGGGAGGAGGTCGGGAAGGTTCTGGCGCTGGAGAATGCCGGGCGCGGCAATGGTGACGAACGGAAGAACGAGAAGGAATTTTTCAGGAACTATAGTCAGGTCGTGGCTACCAAGTTGGAGGAGAAGGTGAAGGAGCTTTCCGAGGCGAACGAGAATATCCTGAGGCTGAATGCCGAACTGGAGCAGCGGGTACGCGAGCGTACGGCGCAGCTGGAGGCGGCAAACCGGGAACTGGAGATGTTCAGCTACTCCGTCTCCCACGACCTGCGTGCACCGCTCAGGCACATGGACGGCTTCAGCCAGGCGCTTCTGGAAGACTACGAAGGAAAGCTGGACGCGACGGGAGTGGAGTATCTGGAGCGGATCAGGAAGTCGAGCCGGCGCATGTGCGAGATGATCGACGCCATGCTCGATCTTTCCCGCTTCTCGCGGGGGCAGATCGTGCGGGAGGACCTTGATCTGACGGCCATGGTGCGGGAGATCTGTGCCGATCTCGCAAAGGCGCACCCGGGGCGGAAGGTGAACCTGCGTATCCGTGAGGGGGTCATCGCCTGGGCGGATGCCAGGCTGGTGAGGGTGGTTATGGAGAATCTCCTGTCAAACGCCTGGAAGTTCACCTCGAAGCGCAGCGACGCCACCATAGAATTCACCGTCACCGAGAGGGAAGGGCGCCCGACCTTCATCGTGCGCGACAACGGCGCCGGGTTTGAAATGACCTACGCCGACAAGCTCTTCGCCCCCTTCCAGAGGCTGCACAGCAAGGAGGAATTCTCCGGCAACGGCATAGGGCTCGCAACGGTGCGCCGCATCATCAACCGCCACGGCGGCACCATCTGGGTGGAAGCCGAGCCCGACAAGGGCGCCACCTTCTACTTCACGCTGTAG
- a CDS encoding response regulator: MKKVLVVEDNRDNLRLITYALTRGGYEVVSAASGEEGVTLAVSERPYFIVMDINLPGIDGIEATRRIRASEVGDDIPIIAITSYAMVGDREAIMAAGCTGYFEKPIDPLTVVESIHSVTEPFFRERSGKNGCGMRRKP, from the coding sequence ATGAAAAAGGTGCTGGTTGTGGAAGACAACAGGGATAACCTCAGGCTGATCACCTACGCGCTCACGAGAGGAGGGTATGAGGTGGTAAGTGCTGCCAGCGGCGAGGAAGGGGTGACACTCGCGGTGAGCGAGCGCCCGTACTTCATCGTCATGGACATCAACCTCCCCGGCATCGACGGCATCGAGGCGACGCGGCGCATCCGCGCCTCGGAGGTGGGGGACGACATCCCTATCATCGCCATTACCTCGTACGCCATGGTGGGTGACCGCGAAGCGATCATGGCCGCGGGGTGCACCGGATATTTCGAGAAGCCGATCGACCCCCTGACGGTGGTGGAGAGCATCCACAGCGTCACAGAACCCTTTTTCAGGGAGCGGTCTGGTAAAAATGGCTGCGGTATGAGGAGAAAGCCATGA